One Ignavibacteriales bacterium genomic window, AAAGCACTCCAAGCACGATCAATACATCCATATTGGATGTGCCGGATTTGAGGGCGTTATATGCGCCCTTGATGAACTTGCTTCCGGACCAGAACACAACGATGCTGGTCAGAATAGTGAGTATTATGAGTGATACAGTAAATGGAATGGAGATAACGTCGAGAAATCCAAAATGCCCCTGCATGCTGATGAACATGACTGTAAGAGCCAGCACAACCGTAATGAATATCTTATTCCTTTGTTTCTTTAGGGCGATCTGTTTTTCCTGCTCTTTCTTCTCGTCATCTTCCGTATCTATCACACTGTATCCCAGCTGACCTATGATACCCTTTATGCTGTCGAGGGAAATTGACTTAGGGGAATACTCTATGCTAGCGGTCTCGGAGTTGAAATTCACGGAAGCGTTCTGTACTCCATCGGTTTTGGAGAGGTATGTCTGAATGCTAGCCGCACAGCTTGCACAACTCATCCCGTCAATTTCCAGGTCTATTTTTTGTAAATCGTTCATTTATCTCAGTCTATCTGCCACCCGGGCAGCTTTCTTATTCTCTAAAACATCATGGACACGTATTATGTTCGCTCCGTTTACAATGCTGACGGAGTTTGCTGCAATTGTTCCTTCCAGTCTCTCATCAATAGGAGTCGGGAATATCTTATCCATAAAACTCTTCCTCGATAGCCCCATCAATATCGGGTGATCGAGCTCCTTATATACAGCCAGGTTTTTTATAAGAGCAAGATTATGTTCGAGTGTTTTCCCGAACCCTATTCCAACGTCAATAATTATTTGCCTGATCCCGGCATTTTCCGCTATCTTGATCGACTCATCCAGGTAATCATATACTTCATTCACAACGTCAACGTATTGGGGATCTTTCTGCATGTTTTTTGGTGTTCCCTTTATGTGCATCAATACGCAGGACGCATCATACTTCGCTGTTATCTCCGGCATCTTTTCATCGAATCTGAACCCGCTTATGTCGTTCACGATGACCGCGCCCGCTTTCAACGCTTCATCAGCGACGGCGCTTTTGTAAGTATCGATCGAGAGGGGAATGCCGACATTCTTTTTAAGCGCTTCGATCACCGGGATTACACGCTTCAACTCTTCATCCAGGCTCACGCTCTCCGAACCCGGTCTGGTGGATTCACCACCCACATCCAGAAAATCCGCGCCCTCTTTTTCCATCCTTACAGCATCTTCAACAACCTTATCCATGTTCAATCGGGAATCGAAATACTTCCCACCGTCAGAGAACGAATCTGGAGTGATATTCAATACTCCCATTATGTATGTGCGCTCAGCCAGGTCATACGTGACGTCACCGAATTTGTATTTAAAATCCGGCACCTAGCTCACCTCCGCGCCGGAGTCAATTTCCTTGTCCACGGTCACCAGCGTCAGCTTGCCGTCCAGCTTCGCCGCGAGAAGCATTCCTTCGGAAAGAACTCCCATCAGCTTCGACGGTTTCAGGTTATTTACAACAATTATCGATTTGCCGATTAATTCCTCCGGTTTGTAGTGCTCGGCAATGCCGGAAACGATCTGCTTCTCTGTATCACCGACCTTCACCTTTATTTTAAGGAGCTTCTGGCTTTTCTCTATCTTTTCGCATTCGATTATCTGCCCCACGTTCAGCTTCACTTTTCCGAAATCCTGTATCGTGATCAATCCCTCAGCCGGCTGACTTCCTTTGTCCTTACTCTGTTTGACGTCCTTTGACTCGTCTTCTTGTGTTTTCTCTTCCTCCATTTGCGGGAAAAGTATCTCGTTTTCGCCGATTTCGGTACCTTCTTTCAGGTTTACCTTTCCTATGCTGTCCCATGTCAATCCTTCGGTGCTTTGCTTCAGTATTCCCATTATCTTCCTGCTTGTGAAGGGAAGCACGGGGTATATCATTACCGCGGTCGAATAGCATGCTTCCAGGCAGTTATTGATAACGTCCGCGGCTTTTTCTTTATCATCCTTGACCAGCTTCCACGGTTCGCTGTCATTAAAATACTTGTTCGCCGCTCTCACGGCATTCATTGTATCGGTCAGCGCGTCTTTGAAGCGGTACTTCTCGTAATTTTCACCGGCGGAATTTGCATGCACCGCGAATTCATTCAACAGCACATTATCCGCATTACCCGACCGGGGCGGAACGTTGCCGTCGAAGTGCTTCTTCGCGAAGACCACCGTCCTGTTAATGAAATTACCGAGTATCGCCGCCAGCTCGTTATTATTCCTTATTCTAAAATCGTCCCATGTGAAGTCCGCGTCCTTATTCTCCGGCATAACTGCAGTGATGGCGTAGCGTACGACATCCGGCGGAATTTCCTTTAACACATCTTTAACCATCCAGCCGACGCCCTTGCTCTTGCTGAACTTCTGCCCGCCGACGTTCAGGAACTCGTTCGCGGGAATATTATCCGGTAGTACTACGTTGCCATAGGCAATGTTCATCGCGGGGAAGATAATCGCGTGGAATATCACGTTATCTTTGCCGAGGAAATGCACCAGCTTTGTCTCCGGGTCGGTCCAGTAATCCTTCCATTTGTCAGGTTCACCGCGCTCGATGAAAAGCTCCTTAGTAGCTGAGATGTATCCTATAACCGCCTCGAACCATACGTAGATGACCTTCCCGTCGAAGCCTTCGATAGGAACGGGAACGCCCCACTCCAGGTCGCGTGTGTACGCTCTTTCCTGTAAACCCTTCTTAAACCACCCCTTGCAGTAATTTATCACGTTCGGCTTCCAGCCCTTCTTCGTATCTATCCATTCCTCCAGCGCGCCCTGGTACTTACCAAGAGGGAAATAAAAATGAGTTGACTCCTTTACAACCGGGGTATCACCGGATATCTTGGAGCGGGGGTTTATCAGTTCGAGAGGGGAGAGCGAAGATCCGCAGTTTTCGCACTGGTCGCCCTGAGCTTCCTCATATCCGCATACCGGGCACGTACCCTCGACGAACCTGTCCGCGAGGAATCTCTGTTCTTTTTCCGAATATAATTGCTTCTCTGTCTTTTGCTCCAGCAGTCCCTCATTATAGAATTTCAAAAAGTACTCCTGCGCGGTCTGCCTGTGCACGTCCGTCGAGGTGCGCGAGTAGATGTCGAATTCCATCCCGAGGTCTTCATACGCCTTTTTATTAGCTGTATGATATTTATCTATGATCTCCTTCGGTGAGACATTATCCCGGATAGCCGCCATCTCGATGGCAGTGCCGTATTCATCCGATCCGCAGACGTAGATGATATCCGTTCCCTGCAGGCGTTTGAACTTAACGAAAATGTCGCCGGGCAGTATAGAGCCCGCGATATGCCCCAGGTGCGTATCCCCATTGGCATACGTCAACGCCGAAGTAACTATAT contains:
- the folP gene encoding dihydropteroate synthase — its product is MGVLNITPDSFSDGGKYFDSRLNMDKVVEDAVRMEKEGADFLDVGGESTRPGSESVSLDEELKRVIPVIEALKKNVGIPLSIDTYKSAVADEALKAGAVIVNDISGFRFDEKMPEITAKYDASCVLMHIKGTPKNMQKDPQYVDVVNEVYDYLDESIKIAENAGIRQIIIDVGIGFGKTLEHNLALIKNLAVYKELDHPILMGLSRKSFMDKIFPTPIDERLEGTIAANSVSIVNGANIIRVHDVLENKKAARVADRLR
- the metG gene encoding methionine--tRNA ligase; protein product: MSNKNKYIVTSALTYANGDTHLGHIAGSILPGDIFVKFKRLQGTDIIYVCGSDEYGTAIEMAAIRDNVSPKEIIDKYHTANKKAYEDLGMEFDIYSRTSTDVHRQTAQEYFLKFYNEGLLEQKTEKQLYSEKEQRFLADRFVEGTCPVCGYEEAQGDQCENCGSSLSPLELINPRSKISGDTPVVKESTHFYFPLGKYQGALEEWIDTKKGWKPNVINYCKGWFKKGLQERAYTRDLEWGVPVPIEGFDGKVIYVWFEAVIGYISATKELFIERGEPDKWKDYWTDPETKLVHFLGKDNVIFHAIIFPAMNIAYGNVVLPDNIPANEFLNVGGQKFSKSKGVGWMVKDVLKEIPPDVVRYAITAVMPENKDADFTWDDFRIRNNNELAAILGNFINRTVVFAKKHFDGNVPPRSGNADNVLLNEFAVHANSAGENYEKYRFKDALTDTMNAVRAANKYFNDSEPWKLVKDDKEKAADVINNCLEACYSTAVMIYPVLPFTSRKIMGILKQSTEGLTWDSIGKVNLKEGTEIGENEILFPQMEEEKTQEDESKDVKQSKDKGSQPAEGLITIQDFGKVKLNVGQIIECEKIEKSQKLLKIKVKVGDTEKQIVSGIAEHYKPEELIGKSIIVVNNLKPSKLMGVLSEGMLLAAKLDGKLTLVTVDKEIDSGAEVS